The nucleotide sequence CTACAGAGGTTCAATGAGAATTCTTAGCGATCTATTCAAAGCTGAACAAAAGCAAGAGTCATCCAGCACTCAACCCCAACAACAGCAAACCAATGGACTTCCTCCTATGAAAAAATCTCGTCGAGGGATTCATCTAAAATCCCCCGCAGAAATCGAAATTATGCGGCAAGCCGGCAAAATAGTCGCCACTGTCTTAAAAGAAATCTCTCAAATGGTTGAACCTGGTATGACAACGGCAGATCTTGATGCTTATGCCGAAAAACGGATTCGCTCCCTGGGCGCAGTACCTAGTTTTAAAGGATATTACGGCTTTCCGGGTTCGATTTGTTCCTCCATTAATCATGAAGTGGTACATGGTATACCCAACCTGAAAAAGCAAATTCGCTCAGGAGACGTGTTAAAAGTCGATACAGGGGCTTACTACCAAGGTTATCATGGAGATTCTTGTATTACGATTGCTGTGGGAAAGGTTCATCCTAAAGCAAAACGGTTAATTCAGGTGGCAGAAGAAACTTTATACAAAGGCATTGAACAAGTTAAAGCCGGCAATTATCTCTTAGATATCGCAGGTGCTATAGAAGACCATGTTAAAGTGAATAAATATAGTGTTGTGGAAGATTATACCGGTCATGGTGTGGGAAAAAATCTTCATGAAGAACCTTCGGTCTTTAATTTTCGCACTAATCAGCTACCCAATGTTAAGCTTAAAGCCGGTATGACTTTAGCCATCGAACCGATTTTAAATGCTGGTTCAAAGCATACTCGAACACTCCGCGATCGCTGGACAGTGGTTACTGTTGATAACTCTCTGTCGGCACAATTTGAACATACTGTATTAGTTACCGAGACGGGATACGAAATTTTAACAGATCGCACCAACCTTTGATAGCCTCTATGTTTTAAGATTCTCTTAGAACATAAACTTTTTAGGAGGCTAAATAATGTTATTTCGTCCTATAGCTTTGGCCATCGCCGCTAATCTATTGACTGGTGTTTTAGCGGCCAACGCTCAAAGCTGTATTCCTATCCCTGTGGTGGGAGGAGAAGGCAATGAGGTCACTAAATCTGTGGCTCAACCCACTATTCCAGGCCCTTTTGGCATCAGTATTACTAGAAATAATTGGAATACTGACTGGGCTGTGCCCGGCGGACAAAATTTCAAATATTTTCGCGTAACCCTTTCTACAGAAAGAGGCGGCCGATTTAATATTAGAATGAATCTTAAATATAGCGATAACACTGCCGATGAATTTTTTAATGAAAGAGGGTTAAGATTGAATGCCACTGAAACCATCAAACAAAAAGGCGTTCCTCGGCGTAATGATATGCCTTTTCAAGTTAATGTTTATGTGGGGGGTATCGATAATATAGGCGGCAGATACACAGTATCAGTAGTAGCCTGTCAATAAAAAAAAGGGGTGGTAAGAAACCACCTCTTATGAAGAATAAGGAATGAGAAACTTAAAAATTTTAATAGTAATTATCTTAATCAGACCCAAGCTTAGATTGATAGATTACAATCTTTCCTAGGCCGACACCTCAAAAATCCTGAGCTAAAATGCCTCTCCTAAAAAATACCTAGATGCC is from Gloeothece verrucosa PCC 7822 and encodes:
- the map gene encoding type I methionyl aminopeptidase → MRILSDLFKAEQKQESSSTQPQQQQTNGLPPMKKSRRGIHLKSPAEIEIMRQAGKIVATVLKEISQMVEPGMTTADLDAYAEKRIRSLGAVPSFKGYYGFPGSICSSINHEVVHGIPNLKKQIRSGDVLKVDTGAYYQGYHGDSCITIAVGKVHPKAKRLIQVAEETLYKGIEQVKAGNYLLDIAGAIEDHVKVNKYSVVEDYTGHGVGKNLHEEPSVFNFRTNQLPNVKLKAGMTLAIEPILNAGSKHTRTLRDRWTVVTVDNSLSAQFEHTVLVTETGYEILTDRTNL